One region of Mucilaginibacter gotjawali genomic DNA includes:
- a CDS encoding DUF4249 domain-containing protein, which produces MRNWKTSIFILILFTGCKKLYNPPTITAPNSYLVVEGVINSGPDATTIKLSHTVNIASNITLNPVNGAVLTVESDQSAVYPLAESQIGVYTANGLNLDNSHKYRLRIKTANEEYLSDFVTVENSPPIDSVNFVIQRDGLNIYSNTHDANNNTKYYRWDYEETWIIHSQYDSFFKSNGDDVVQRDYINDQIYTCWTSTTSSTIILNSSAKLARDVIVNNPIIFIPSTSEKLSSKYSILVKQYALSGNAYAFWQNLKKNTEQLGSIFDAQPSQISGNIHSTTNPSEPVIGYISVGSVSSARIFIANQQLPAWADSHNDPTCKLDTFYFKYIPPGSTTPINQVDLHINYNKGATNPEIPVLAISPPGSPPIGYTASEPVCVDCTLRGTNVKPSFWK; this is translated from the coding sequence ATGAGAAACTGGAAAACGTCAATATTTATTTTAATACTATTTACCGGCTGTAAAAAGCTATACAATCCGCCTACAATTACTGCGCCCAATAGCTACCTGGTTGTGGAGGGGGTAATAAACAGCGGGCCCGATGCTACAACCATAAAACTTAGCCATACCGTTAATATAGCCAGCAATATTACATTAAATCCGGTTAACGGGGCGGTTCTTACTGTTGAAAGTGACCAGTCGGCAGTTTATCCTTTGGCTGAATCGCAAATCGGCGTTTATACGGCTAATGGCCTGAACCTTGATAATAGCCACAAATACCGGCTGCGGATAAAAACCGCAAATGAAGAATATTTGTCGGATTTTGTCACCGTTGAAAATTCCCCGCCCATTGATAGTGTTAATTTTGTAATCCAGAGGGATGGTTTAAATATTTACTCAAACACCCACGATGCCAATAATAACACTAAGTATTACCGCTGGGATTACGAGGAAACCTGGATCATCCACTCGCAATACGATTCGTTTTTTAAATCAAACGGCGATGATGTTGTACAAAGGGATTATATTAACGACCAGATATACACTTGCTGGACCAGCACAACGTCAAGCACAATTATTTTAAACTCATCGGCTAAGCTTGCACGTGACGTTATTGTAAACAATCCTATTATTTTCATCCCCTCAACTTCTGAAAAATTGAGTTCAAAATACAGCATCCTCGTTAAACAATATGCTTTATCAGGAAACGCGTACGCGTTCTGGCAAAATTTGAAAAAGAATACGGAGCAGTTGGGCAGCATTTTTGACGCGCAGCCCTCGCAGATCAGCGGCAATATCCATTCAACCACCAACCCTTCCGAGCCTGTAATAGGTTATATTAGTGTTGGAAGTGTTTCCAGTGCCCGGATTTTTATTGCAAACCAGCAACTCCCTGCATGGGCTGATTCGCACAACGACCCAACCTGCAAGCTTGATACTTTTTATTTCAAGTATATACCCCCAGGGTCCACTACCCCGATTAACCAGGTTGATTTGCACATCAATTACAACAAAGGCGCAACGAACCCTGAAATACCTGTTCTGGCTATTTCGCCACCGGGGAGCCCGCCGATTGGTTATACTGCGTCAGAGCCGGTCTGTGTTGACTGTACCTTGAGAGGAACAAATGTTAAACCGTCGTTTTGGAAATGA
- a CDS encoding DUF4249 domain-containing protein, translating to MVISVSCKKLYNPPAISAPGSYLVVEGVINNGPDSTIFKLSHTVNLASKITLNPLTGAVLTIESDQNTIYPLTETRKGSYGIGSLQLDNNRKYRLRIKTADNEYLSDFVPVVNAPPVDTISFNVENKGIQINAGTHDAVNNTRYYRWDYQETWVFHSYYQSGYVSNGDTVVERVFPANEVYNCWGNDTSSTIILGSSAKLSQNVITNNPLTFVSSTSEKLGTKYSIMVREYALTADAYKFWQILKTNTEQLGSIFDAQPSQINGNIHSTKNPSEAVIGYVSAGTVTSKRIFITDQQLPGWVPAQPYPNCTLDSIYLQYKPAGATVAVNQENVYFNYNHLANPQDALIPVAAIIVIPPIGPEMIIGHTGAQPECVDCTLRGTNKQPDFWR from the coding sequence ATGGTCATATCGGTCAGCTGTAAAAAACTTTATAATCCGCCTGCAATATCAGCGCCGGGTAGTTACCTCGTGGTTGAAGGTGTGATTAATAACGGCCCCGACTCTACCATTTTTAAGCTTAGTCATACGGTAAACCTCGCCAGCAAAATAACTTTAAACCCGCTGACTGGTGCTGTTTTGACGATTGAGAGCGATCAGAACACCATATACCCCTTGACCGAAACGCGCAAAGGTAGTTACGGTATTGGTAGTTTGCAGCTTGATAATAACAGGAAATACCGTTTAAGAATTAAAACGGCCGACAATGAATACCTTTCAGATTTTGTGCCGGTAGTAAACGCACCCCCGGTTGATACGATTAGTTTTAACGTTGAAAACAAAGGCATCCAAATTAATGCAGGCACCCACGATGCTGTAAATAATACCAGATATTACCGATGGGATTACCAGGAAACATGGGTATTTCACTCTTACTATCAATCAGGCTACGTATCCAATGGCGACACCGTTGTAGAGCGGGTTTTTCCGGCAAACGAGGTGTATAATTGCTGGGGAAATGACACCTCAAGCACGATCATTCTGGGGTCTTCGGCTAAATTGTCGCAAAATGTGATCACAAATAACCCGCTCACATTTGTTTCATCCACTTCGGAAAAACTGGGGACAAAATACAGCATTATGGTGAGAGAGTATGCTTTAACCGCCGATGCCTATAAATTTTGGCAAATATTAAAAACCAATACCGAACAATTAGGGAGCATATTTGATGCACAGCCCTCGCAAATAAACGGGAATATCCATTCAACCAAAAACCCGTCTGAAGCGGTGATTGGTTATGTAAGTGCAGGAACGGTTACCAGTAAACGGATTTTTATTACAGACCAGCAATTACCGGGCTGGGTGCCTGCACAACCTTACCCTAATTGCACACTTGATTCCATTTACCTGCAATACAAACCTGCCGGGGCAACGGTAGCCGTTAACCAGGAAAATGTATATTTTAATTATAACCACCTGGCTAATCCGCAAGACGCGCTGATACCGGTAGCTGCAATAATCGTTATTCCGCCTATTGGGCCCGAAATGATCATTGGCCATACGGGAGCACAGCCGGAATGTGTGGATTGTACGTTAAGGGGAACAAATAAACAACCGGATTTTTGGAGATAA